Genomic segment of Gigantopelta aegis isolate Gae_Host chromosome 10, Gae_host_genome, whole genome shotgun sequence:
acgggtctagctcatcaattgtcgacagtttccggcaaacatcggagatcggcgaaaaaaaaccccaaccaagactggcacgcttaacttagtcaataaggcgagcgcggtagttgcgtttcgtggtttatgacggcaaacaattcattacacCGTATATATgatttggtgtccggtctcctttaaggtaattttagggctaagatcgtttcgtggaacggtgGTCAGTCCAGTAATTGTTGCGACGTAGTGTCACGAagtttagctgaatgtgggtgctgttggattgttttctgtagtgtgtgtattagtgattaatatgtggattgttttaaatcaagtaactcgaaattgatcgatgtaaaggtatttgacgtcaaacataggattgttgtggcaTTAGAGCGGGAATTTTTGACTGCCGTGTGGTGGGCAACGATTGCcagaaaattacatagcttagtctctgactgtaagggctgaatatctgtccaaatgtccgtctagacttctacagtcagagtactcgggctacctgAAACATGGCAAATGAAATATTCTCTACGATCTTCATGAAACATGTCAAATGAAATGTTCTCTACGATCTCCCTGAAACATGTCAAATGAAATGTTCTGTACGATCTCCATGAAACATGTCAAATACAATGTTCTGTACGATCTCCATGAAACATGTCAAATGAAATGTTCTGTACGATCTGTAAAACATGCCAAATGAAATGTTCTGTACGATCTCCATGAAACATGTCAAATGAAATGTTCTCTACCAAAATCGATGTCACGAGTACCCTATTACTATGGTTCTGCGACCGGCTTATCTTCAGTGGGGTCTTTGCTAAAGGTCGTTCACAAGCACCTTCATTGTGGAAGTAAAACTGatcgatttatttatttatatattgatgattatttatctatttattaattCGATGTGACGCCTCTTATCcgtttttattaaacaacaacacGTCCAGGTAGAGGGTTGCATTAAGGTATACACGTAAAAATCAAAGAAAACTTGACACGTATGAACAATATTTTCCAGACAGTGTTTATATTATGATCGTCATATACCCGTTGttttaccagttttcatatttAAACACGTGTGCTACTGAAAACGTCAAAACGTTAACccattctttcttatttttattatctttgaTAATACTATAAGcttagattttattttcaaataatacgCATCAAATTTGAATTCTCGGCGTACAGTTTTTAAAGTGTTTCGGTATTAAATGCATTAAATCTATTATTAGAGGTTGTTCCCAATGTTGTGTGTAAAGCAGTATTTCTGTGATGGCACAAAAGTAttacaatacagaacacaatTATAGGGCGTCCATCAATAGTCCCttcttattaattttttgtctgGAATCATTTTATTTACCGGCACACGAGTTATCAAAGAGTTCAGAATGTCATATTTTACTGTCTGTATACCGAACGAAATGATTGTACTTGCCGacagaaataattattaaatacttaAAATGTCATCAGGTCTAGTATCTGTCATGTGAGCCGGTTTTTGGGAGAACGTGGGTAGTCCACAGGGTTTCAGATCTAATAACCGAGCGGCAGTTTTATCGCTCTCACTGATCTTGTCTGTGGTAAATTAAATCAGGCCATCGGTCAATTTATTGTTTCAGCTTTAATCGCTGACGGATTGGCCAAACTGCCAAATCAATCTCTAAATGGGAAGTGAAATGGTTACAGAGCCAGACCTCGCCGGGTAAGGGGAGCTGTCACTCTTGCTCTCCATCATtctgtttctcgctccagccagtgcaccacgactggtacatcaaatgccgtggtatgtgctatcctgtctatggggtggggcatataaaagatcctttgctgctaatcgaaaagagtagcccatgaagtggcgacagcgggtttcttctctcaatatctgtgtggtccttaaccatatgtctgacgccatataactgtaaataaaatgtgttgagtgtgtcgttaaataaaacatttccttcttcaaatacttttatattttaactcccattagcatgtgaatttaaatGGTATCCATAtggagtgtaataaagttctgttctgttctgttccttgctgctaatcgaaaaagaatagccacttgagtggcgacagctggtttcctctctagttATCTCTTTAgcccttaatcatatgtccgacgccatataaccgtaattaaaatgtgttgagtttgtcgtAGATAAAatagttttctctctctcacacacaatATGGCAGTATCTTAAATGGCTGTTCGTCATCTAAGTTTggggcccctgcgcgtgctgttaCCTCACCgcggtgcaggggtgtaacattctctctgagaatggccaatacagcacaaattgaaattttgagtaaacgtcagtatctgtctgtgatatttgtatttttgtacagttctttacactgtttttatttaaatcttgaattcttatattgatgttaatcatcactttatttgtttgctttaccatagtttgacacccaatagccgatgtattcttcgtgctggggtgtcgttaaacatacattcatacattcattctaAGTTTGGGGAGCAGTTAATCTCTCCCATCAGTGTATTTCATGACGATATCGGCACGACCGTAATTGGCAGGAAGTACGAGATGGGTTTGGGGAGAGTTGCTTCTAAACATTACGGCAAAAGTGTCCTTTTTAGGTTAAAACTGCCAGGCGGGGTCGGAACAAGAGCATTGTGGATTACTTTTGTTTCTTATATCATGTGGTCTTACTAAACTGAATTTTAGCCTTTTTAAACTCGGTTACAAATTATTGTGTGTCAGCGAATGGTGTATTGAGATTTTGATAATACGCTTGCCAGTCATTACGTACAAGAGTGTCAGTATCTCTAGAGGCGACGGCACACGATACAAGTATCTCGTACGAAAATAGCTGACTGTGACAAGACAACATTTTGCTTCAATCGGTTAcaatcagggttgaaaattagctgtcgcccgtggcgacctttattggctaagggtgactaagaattttacaaaggtagtccgttgggcgatcATCGAGTTTAGTGTCTGGCGAGTACatggtactagttaaaaaaaCCGAAACACACTGGTATTGAAtagaatgtgacaaaacacaccgcgtctatgttggcgcgaactacagatctggcagcagaagacatagaacatgttctatattttaacagcgccaacataatgaataaagataaaattcatataaaaaacacattaatttattaagttttaaacccataccgtctcaaataacattttattgggggtaaaagtgcagtgtaaattaaaacaaaaattctttacaaattaccattaaactgcataggttaattatttttttgtgtctATGATACACTGCTGGATTACTTTTGTGTGAGAGTGGTGGCTATTAGGAGCAATTGTCTCCACGCACGTCCCCCTCCCCATTATAGTCATGATTTTACAGTGATGTTTGTCATTTCTTCCAGACGTCAAGACCACCTCCGATCTCGCCATCTACATCCCTATCCTCATATTCTGTTTTCCTGTCATCGTCATGGCGATCACGTGTTTCATGCGCCTGCGCATCAACGTCCTGCACCTGCGACAACGTAAAAGCCTGCACAGATAGTGAGTGGTTATGCTAATTGTAGACACTGAGCATggtattaaatataatacatttttccatttgtagcatggaaacatttatatgcaccatcccacagacaagatagcacataccacgatatttgatataccattcgtggtgcgccttccagccttatgtttgatggcttaaccacgacatcaccgagggcGGTTGTTGGCCATTGAGTTAGAGGTATCCGTCAGTAGGTATAAGCAAAACCAATGTTGACCTATGTCATGGTGACCGTTTCTTTGACCAATTAAATACGAAGGTATAAATCTGCTGGCAGCATAAAGCATTCAGACGACTCGACGAAGCAATGTCATGTAGACACAAAATGACGACCCTTCATAATGTTAGATGAACTGACGGAGACACTGAGGCgaagattaaagggacattcctgagtttgctccattataagctgtttctgactaataaaatatttctacgattaaacttacatattaaatatattttcttgtttagaatatcagtgtctgtataatcaatgtggttctggtcgtcttgatatttctaagaagaccaaactggattttgtcttcaaataatttcgtacgtacgaaaaaacacacaatattttaggaaataaaatcaaatttaacctagtacaaatattagaacaatcaaaaacacgtttgatatacagccactaatattttatgaagaaaaatatatttgatatgtaattacaatcgttaaaaagtatctgttagtcgataacatcttaaaaattacagcaaactcaggaatgtccctttaaattatataacgtcataagatctatatatttccGTCAAACTGGCTGGTTAATATTGTATTTGATTTTCTGTTTGTGTTCTGTCGCGAGAAGGGGATGAACAGCTTTCATCGGTAAagcagtaagagatcttttatattcagcTTCCTGtacacaggacagtacataccaaatgtttgatttaccagtcgttgAGAACTGGTCGAGATAGTGAAAACTTGAGCCcatcggggggaggggggaatcAGTTCTAAAGACGAcgccacacaatacgagtgcctcgtacgaTAATAGCCGATTGTATAGCAACCGATGAATCATAATGTTGTCTTGTCACAACCGGCTATTCTCGTGTCTATTCTCGTACGATgaactcgtatcgtgtggcttCGCCTTAAGAACAATAGCACCTCATTCGAGGGCTCCACTTCTTTTCTACAAACTcaccttttaaaatgtttgctttTATTACGATGTAGGCTACTTATAACAGTGTCTCgtctaaagctgtatcctaaccagacgcgaGTCCGGTTAGGATATAgctttaggatacagctttagaaaATTAAGATTGATGACAACTGCATATTCCATTGTCACGCTATAGTTATATATGTAGCGTACTGTGGAACATTGTGGTCGTAAAACAGAAACGTGGCGTGTGAATCCATACTATTATGTCATAGTGGTTTGaaaccattttaaaacaatagccAGAATTCCAGATTTTCGATGATAATAGCTTAACGCAGTGTgggaaattaaaaataccaggagACTAAACTAGTCGATTTTAGATGTGTTCGTCTTTAAAATGACTGCTTTTTTCATGACGGCTTGGCACCTCGGCTACTAAGACCCCACTAAGACCATTAACTGTATTGCAAAGATTAACCAGCTAGCGTTACCTGAAAATTatcgaaatatatttttcgattTTTCGATTTATAGCTATACGTAGACATAATTCAGTTATAAACGACAATATCAATAACCATTGGGGTATGACGAGTATGAAGCACTTTTCgagacaaattaaatgtagatATCTCCAGGCAGTATTTTATTGGGCCAGGCAGCAGGTCAACTTCCatcactggtaaagcgctcgcttaatgcgcggtcggttccagccagtgctccactactggtgtaacaaagatcgTCCTGTttgtatgatggtgcatataaaagatcacttgctgctaatcgaaaagagtagcccatgaagtggcgactgcggtttttctctcaatatctgtgtggtccttaatcatatattatgtctgacgccatataaccgtaaataaaatgtgttgagtgcgtcgttaaataaaacattttcttccttccttccaatacgcccagagccggtttatcctagtagcaggGGGTCTCGAGCTTCGGGGGACCCCGCAGTGacgtgtacatttatttatccCCAGGTCATTTTCCCCCTCTCCACGAGTgggttgcaaaatataattggatataagcacgaaaataagttgaaatgaatgaattggtAATCATGGTAATCAATCAACTCGAAGGCAGGACTCGTGATATGTACAGCACTCGTTAGTTTCGACTGTCTATATACTCCTTAATCCGGTTAATAATCTCACTAATAACGGTACTCGTCTGTTTTGTTTCAGCAACCATTCGGTTTCCGTGTCCATGCCGCTGGTGGCGGATAACGGGGCCGGCAAACGACCAAcgattaaaaacaacaaaacccccgtCGCCGAGGCGCCCGAGAGATCACACTGACCACGTGctatactatatatatctaccatgtggataataacttATATATCCCTTATATATAGGACATAATATTATGAACAGACACTGTGACTTCGTGACAGGGTCATATATCACTGCGGTGCATTCCAATGACGAGTGTGGTGTAACATTTCATACtaactgtatatacatgtatagtatttaTTAAGACGTGtgatattagttttaaatacaGAGGGTATGTTTGTCTGAGAGTGAGCGTAAAGAGACGACAGGGTTGGTGTGGTAATTCCAGTTTGTGCTAGTATAGTAAGGGTACGGAATGACTTAAATTAAAGTCGTAGACccaagtttcaacccgtgaaactggacactaagtttgtttaatctgcaaaactataacacatttccataaagttacaatagaatgaAACAAAAATCTATGACGTTGAAATGGGGGAATACCCTTAAAAGTAGACTAGCTCGTCTTCacaaccgttacttctcaaGAGGTTTAcgtgtttttaaattatgaaaaatacattttgtggtattataaacatcagcatgatcaaaaacacttcggttatttggaaatgaataatctaaacaataatatgTAAGTAATGTCTGCTTTCAGTTATCTGAAATAACTCTAATAGAGAACAATAGGtggtaatgtttaaaaactagggtctgtttcTTTAAGGTGTGATAGGGTCGCAAAGGAGCAGAGAGCCACCACTGATACAAGGCGGATGAGGGCTATTCAGTAAcacatattaataatgtatacatacacatatgtaccTATGAGTGAGGGTGGCACATAATTCCAGGTATTGCATATAAGccgtattaaaaacaccagtacCGTCTTTGTTTTAGGGTGCTATCTATACAGTACAAAGTCCAATACAAATTTTTATAAAGCTTTTTATAGCACGCACGCACTAATTAAACAATGATAATACATGCTTAAAACATTGG
This window contains:
- the LOC121382579 gene encoding uncharacterized protein LOC121382579 isoform X2, whose translation is MKYGGNWKSGERATNNTFHSSFNILDFVGKVTDLRGDENGTVSPIKDVKTTSDLAIYIPILIFCFPVIVMAITCFMRLRINVLHLRQRKSLHRYNHSVSVSMPLVADNGAGKRPTIKNNKTPVAEAPERSH